One stretch of Hemibagrus wyckioides isolate EC202008001 linkage group LG01, SWU_Hwy_1.0, whole genome shotgun sequence DNA includes these proteins:
- the LOC131355663 gene encoding tRNA selenocysteine 1-associated protein 1-like isoform X4: MVQKKKCSKNVNSSSTQTTRLGVMSCLWMGNVDPYMDEKFVTRAFATMGELVVSVKIVRNKTNRSSVGYCFVELADEASAERCLRKVNGKLLPRSMPPRRFKLKTATTGKQGDNRLADVWCRCYCCRNESGYYDGSQPYTCDNSQYSDFNSSQSYTSYHSQYYQQCPNYYSSWGYDQSTGQSSYNCYQVGSSRITSSWMN, translated from the exons ATGGTACAGAAGAAGAAGTGTAGTAAAAACGTGAATTCTTCATCAACACAAACCACACGCTTGGGAGTCATGAGCTGCTTGTGGATGGGAAAC GTTGATCCTTACATGGATGAAAAATTTGTCACCCGTGCATTTGCCACCATGGGAGAGCTTGTGGTCAGTGTGAAAATTGTTCGAAACAAAACGAACAG GTCTTCTGTTGGTTATTGCTTTGTGGAGCTGGCAGATGAAGCTTCTGCAGAGAGATGTCTCCGAAAAGTAAACGGGAAACTTCTACCTAGATCCATGCCG CCCAGAAGATTCAAGCTAAAAACAGCAACTACTGGGAAACAAGGAGATAACAG ACTTGCAGACGTGTGGTGTCGATGTTATTGTTGCAGAAACGAGAGTGGGTATTATGATGGCTCTCAGCCATATACATGTGACAACAGCCAGTACAGTGATTTCAACTCCTCTCAGTCCTATACATCTTACCACAGTCAGTACTATCAGCAATGTCCTAACTACTACTCAAGCTGGGGATATGATCAAAGTACGGGCCAGAGTTCATATAACTGCTATCAGGTAGGATCCTCCAGGATCACCTCTTCCTGGATGAATTaa
- the LOC131355663 gene encoding tRNA selenocysteine 1-associated protein 1-like isoform X3 — MVQKKKCSKNVNSSSTQTTRLGVMSCLWMGNVDPYMDEKFVTRAFATMGELVVSVKIVRNKTNRSSVGYCFVELADEASAERCLRKVNGKLLPRSMPPRRFKLKTATTGKQGDNRNESGYYDGSQPYTCDNSQYSDFNSSQSYTSYHSQYYQQCPNYYSSWGYDQSTGQSSYNCYQQAYEDTSVDDGLEDPSLGLDVVEANRQFMKDSEELYDALIDCHWPAFEFPDSPVYPSDSPEYPPEYS, encoded by the exons ATGGTACAGAAGAAGAAGTGTAGTAAAAACGTGAATTCTTCATCAACACAAACCACACGCTTGGGAGTCATGAGCTGCTTGTGGATGGGAAAC GTTGATCCTTACATGGATGAAAAATTTGTCACCCGTGCATTTGCCACCATGGGAGAGCTTGTGGTCAGTGTGAAAATTGTTCGAAACAAAACGAACAG GTCTTCTGTTGGTTATTGCTTTGTGGAGCTGGCAGATGAAGCTTCTGCAGAGAGATGTCTCCGAAAAGTAAACGGGAAACTTCTACCTAGATCCATGCCG CCCAGAAGATTCAAGCTAAAAACAGCAACTACTGGGAAACAAGGAGATAACAG AAACGAGAGTGGGTATTATGATGGCTCTCAGCCATATACATGTGACAACAGCCAGTACAGTGATTTCAACTCCTCTCAGTCCTATACATCTTACCACAGTCAGTACTATCAGCAATGTCCTAACTACTACTCAAGCTGGGGATATGATCAAAGTACGGGCCAGAGTTCATATAACTGCTATCAG CAGGCTTATGAAGACACAAGTGTGGATGATGGGCTTGAAG aTCCCAGTTTAGGCTTGGATGTGGTAGAAGCCAACAGACAGTTCATGAAGGACAGCGAGGAGCTCTATGATGCCCTTATAGACTGCCATTGGCCTGCTTTTGAATTTCCTGACTCTCCTGTATACCCTTCTGACTCTCCTGAATACCCTCCTGAATACTCGTAG
- the LOC131355663 gene encoding tRNA selenocysteine 1-associated protein 1-like isoform X2: MVQKKKCSKNVNSSSTQTTRLGVMSCLWMGNVDPYMDEKFVTRAFATMGELVVSVKIVRNKTNRSSVGYCFVELADEASAERCLRKVNGKLLPRSMPPRRFKLKTATTGKQGDNRLADVWCRCYCCRNESGYYDGSQPYTCDNSQYSDFNSSQSYTSYHSQYYQQCPNYYSSWGYDQSTGQSSYNCYQAYEDTSVDDGLEDPSLGLDVVEANRQFMKDSEELYDALIDCHWPAFEFPDSPVYPSDSPEYPPEYS; encoded by the exons ATGGTACAGAAGAAGAAGTGTAGTAAAAACGTGAATTCTTCATCAACACAAACCACACGCTTGGGAGTCATGAGCTGCTTGTGGATGGGAAAC GTTGATCCTTACATGGATGAAAAATTTGTCACCCGTGCATTTGCCACCATGGGAGAGCTTGTGGTCAGTGTGAAAATTGTTCGAAACAAAACGAACAG GTCTTCTGTTGGTTATTGCTTTGTGGAGCTGGCAGATGAAGCTTCTGCAGAGAGATGTCTCCGAAAAGTAAACGGGAAACTTCTACCTAGATCCATGCCG CCCAGAAGATTCAAGCTAAAAACAGCAACTACTGGGAAACAAGGAGATAACAG ACTTGCAGACGTGTGGTGTCGATGTTATTGTTGCAGAAACGAGAGTGGGTATTATGATGGCTCTCAGCCATATACATGTGACAACAGCCAGTACAGTGATTTCAACTCCTCTCAGTCCTATACATCTTACCACAGTCAGTACTATCAGCAATGTCCTAACTACTACTCAAGCTGGGGATATGATCAAAGTACGGGCCAGAGTTCATATAACTGCTATCAG GCTTATGAAGACACAAGTGTGGATGATGGGCTTGAAG aTCCCAGTTTAGGCTTGGATGTGGTAGAAGCCAACAGACAGTTCATGAAGGACAGCGAGGAGCTCTATGATGCCCTTATAGACTGCCATTGGCCTGCTTTTGAATTTCCTGACTCTCCTGTATACCCTTCTGACTCTCCTGAATACCCTCCTGAATACTCGTAG
- the LOC131355663 gene encoding tRNA selenocysteine 1-associated protein 1-like isoform X1 → MVQKKKCSKNVNSSSTQTTRLGVMSCLWMGNVDPYMDEKFVTRAFATMGELVVSVKIVRNKTNRSSVGYCFVELADEASAERCLRKVNGKLLPRSMPPRRFKLKTATTGKQGDNRLADVWCRCYCCRNESGYYDGSQPYTCDNSQYSDFNSSQSYTSYHSQYYQQCPNYYSSWGYDQSTGQSSYNCYQQAYEDTSVDDGLEDPSLGLDVVEANRQFMKDSEELYDALIDCHWPAFEFPDSPVYPSDSPEYPPEYS, encoded by the exons ATGGTACAGAAGAAGAAGTGTAGTAAAAACGTGAATTCTTCATCAACACAAACCACACGCTTGGGAGTCATGAGCTGCTTGTGGATGGGAAAC GTTGATCCTTACATGGATGAAAAATTTGTCACCCGTGCATTTGCCACCATGGGAGAGCTTGTGGTCAGTGTGAAAATTGTTCGAAACAAAACGAACAG GTCTTCTGTTGGTTATTGCTTTGTGGAGCTGGCAGATGAAGCTTCTGCAGAGAGATGTCTCCGAAAAGTAAACGGGAAACTTCTACCTAGATCCATGCCG CCCAGAAGATTCAAGCTAAAAACAGCAACTACTGGGAAACAAGGAGATAACAG ACTTGCAGACGTGTGGTGTCGATGTTATTGTTGCAGAAACGAGAGTGGGTATTATGATGGCTCTCAGCCATATACATGTGACAACAGCCAGTACAGTGATTTCAACTCCTCTCAGTCCTATACATCTTACCACAGTCAGTACTATCAGCAATGTCCTAACTACTACTCAAGCTGGGGATATGATCAAAGTACGGGCCAGAGTTCATATAACTGCTATCAG CAGGCTTATGAAGACACAAGTGTGGATGATGGGCTTGAAG aTCCCAGTTTAGGCTTGGATGTGGTAGAAGCCAACAGACAGTTCATGAAGGACAGCGAGGAGCTCTATGATGCCCTTATAGACTGCCATTGGCCTGCTTTTGAATTTCCTGACTCTCCTGTATACCCTTCTGACTCTCCTGAATACCCTCCTGAATACTCGTAG